The Arachis hypogaea cultivar Tifrunner chromosome 16, arahy.Tifrunner.gnm2.J5K5, whole genome shotgun sequence genome contains a region encoding:
- the LOC140180164 gene encoding uncharacterized protein, producing MAIIPGGEKLYLSSDSICMDKGNMESQLDLYGPELLNSINCSGLPSYKLIFKVGVPVILLRNIDQSSGLCNGTRLQVRKLRNHVIECEVLMGNNVGHIALILRMNMVPTNEIVPVRFQRRQFPIIVSFAMTINKSQGQTLSHIGLYLHKPVFTHGQLYVALSRVKSKRDLKVLLMNHVGMSANSTINVVYREVFEKIAF from the coding sequence ATGGCTATCATTCCTGGAGGGGAAAAATTATATCTTAGTTCGGATTCCATTTGTATGGATAAAGGGAATATGGAGAGTCAACTAGATCTCTATGGTCCTGAATTACTGAATAGCATAAATTGCTCTGGCTTGCCTTcatataaattaatattcaaGGTTGGTGTTCCGGTGATATTACTGAGGAATATTGACCAATCCAGTGGTCTTTGTAATGGTACAAGGCTACAAGTTAGGAAGCTTAGAAATCATGTCATAGAATGTGAAGTCTTAATGGGTAACAATGTTGGTCATATTGCTTTGATTCTAAGAATGAATATGGTACCAACAAATGAAATCGTCCCAGTTAGATTCCAACGAAGACAGTTTCCCATAATAGTATCATTTGCCATGACAATTAATAAGTCTCAGGGACAAACTTTATCTCATATTGGATTGTACTTGCACAAACCAGTTTTTACACATGGCCAACTATATGTGGCactttcaagagttaagagtaagagagattTAAAAGTTTTACTTATGAATCACGTAGGAATGTCTGCAAATTCAACCATCAATGTTGTTTATAGAGAAGTCTTTGAAAAAATAGCAttctaa